The genomic interval CGAAAGGACGATATTGGGATGAATTTGCCCCTGGCTCATACCACTGAATATCAACAATGACATATTCCCAGCCATAATCTCGCAGATGTTCGGCCATATATGCCGCATTTCCGCGAACCTCGTCTTCTCTCACACTTGCGCCATAGCAGTCCCAGCTGTTCCAGCCCATAGGCGGAGTTGCTGCATAGTGATGATGTTTGGAAGTTGTATACATTTGATTTCGTCCTCTCTTATCGTAATATTGCTCTATACGACAATCGTAAAACGAAACGTTAGTCGATGACTAGCGTAATTTATTGCGTTGATATGTAAAATATTGCTCTTCAATCGAACTGTAAACGATCGATTGAAGGAAGCTCCTTGGCTAAGCGGAAATCAGCAGGAGGGAAGCCGACGCGGCTTCGAAATACTTTACTAAAGTAGCTGCCGCTCGAGTAACCAACTGTATGAGCGATTTCTTCGACCGTGAGGCTGCTGCTCCTAAGCAGCTGAACAGCCTTCTCGATTCGGAGCTTCGTTACAAAGTCCATTGGTGACATGCCTGTCGTCTTCGTGAACATTCGCGTAAAATAATATTTAGACAATCCCGCTGCAGCTGCGACATCATCTAAGCTTTGCAAATGATGGAATTCAGCTTCCATATAAGCAGTTGCCTGCTTAATTTGCTGCGGCCAATTCATTTTCTCCTGCTGCTGCAGCGTGCTTGATTGCAGGAGTTCCATCATAAGACGATAAATAAGAGATGATGCTTGGTAGCTGTTCTGAATACGATTGCTGCGAGCCTCTGCATATAAATGTTGAAGGCTGCGAACGACAGCGCTTGCAGGCTCAAATGTTGGTGTGGCACCGACGGTATGCAGCAGCTCAGACCACAGCGCTTGCATATGCTGCTGGCGGAATAATACAAAATAAAAAGTCCAGTGGTCGCTCGACTGCGGCAAGCAATAGTGATGATCTCCGGGGATTTCTACAAGGAAAGCATTGCCTGCATAGAGATCATGCGTTTCATCCCCGAGCCTGAATTGACCGAAGCCGGTGACGGTATATTGGAATA from Paenibacillus sp. FSL K6-3182 carries:
- a CDS encoding AraC family transcriptional regulator; this translates as MMNQPYGVYGYRFQDPPQLPIYQLFATGYQEVTETDYYWDGMKRIDGPLYLFQYTVTGFGQFRLGDETHDLYAGNAFLVEIPGDHHYCLPQSSDHWTFYFVLFRQQHMQALWSELLHTVGATPTFEPASAVVRSLQHLYAEARSNRIQNSYQASSLIYRLMMELLQSSTLQQQEKMNWPQQIKQATAYMEAEFHHLQSLDDVAAAAGLSKYYFTRMFTKTTGMSPMDFVTKLRIEKAVQLLRSSSLTVEEIAHTVGYSSGSYFSKVFRSRVGFPPADFRLAKELPSIDRLQFD